A genomic segment from Octopus sinensis unplaced genomic scaffold, ASM634580v1 Contig18499, whole genome shotgun sequence encodes:
- the LOC115231438 gene encoding uncharacterized protein LOC115231438: YFRFISNVLCEEKRNLDSVGSGLIKRNLDSVGSGLIKRQLDSVGSGLIKRQLDSVGSGLIKRQLDSVGSGLIKRNFEDGSEFEEIPLDNIEEDALKRQLDSVGAGLIKRQLDSVGSGLIKKNLDSVGSGLIRRNFDTIGSGLIKKNLDSVGSGLIRRNFDTIGSGLIKKNLDSVGSGLIRRNLDSVGSGLIRRNFDTIGSGLIKKNLDSVGSGLIRRNLDSVGSGLIKKNLDSVGSGLIRRNFDTVGSGLIKKNLDSVGSGLIRRNLDSVGSGLIRRNLDSVGSGLIRRNLDSVGSGLIRRNLDSVGSGLIKKNLDSVGSGLIRRNFDTVGSGLIKKNLDSVGSGLIRRSFDTVGSGLIRRNLDSVGSGLIKKNLDSVGSGLIRRNLDSVGSGLIKKNLDSVGSGLIRRNFDTVGSGLIKKNLDSVGSGLIRRNFDTIGSGLIKKNLDSVGSGLIRRNLDSVGSGLIKKNLDSVGSGLIKRQLDSVGSGLIRRNFDTVGSGLIRRNLDSVGSGLIKRQLDSVGSGLIKRNFDSIGSGLIRRRFETAQTGLLARLTECLYHADKKSKCLLRME, translated from the exons tatttcagatttatcTCAAATGTATTATGCGAAGAAAAGAGGAATCTGGACTCAGTTGGTTCCGGCCTTATTAAAAGAAATTTGGATTCAGTCGGCTCTGGATTAATTAAAAGACAATTAGACTCAGTTGGGTCTGGACTTATTAAAAGGCAGCTGGATTCGGTCGGGTCGGGACTGATCAAGCGACAACTGGATTCTGTTGGTTCTGGATTGATCAAGAGAAACTTTGAAGATGGAAGTGAGTTTGAAGAAATACCATTAGACAATATTGAAGAAGATGCTCTTAAACGACAGTTAGATTCTGTAGGAGCTGGTCTAATCAAAAGACAGCTGGATTCAGTTGGGTCTGGGCTCATAAAAAAGAATTTGGACTCTGTCGGCTCCGGATTAATTCGTAGAAATTTCGATACAATTGGTTCTGGACTTATTAAAAAGAATTTAGATTCTGTCGGCTCTGGATTAATTCgaagaaattttgatacaattggGTCTGGACTTATTAAAAAGAATTTAGATTCCGTCGGTTCTGGATTAATTCGCAGAAATTTGGATTCTGTTGGA TCTGGATTAATTCGAAGAAATTTCGATACTATTGGGTCTGGACTTATTAAAAAGAATTTGGATTCTGTTGGCTCTGGATTAATTCGCAGAAATTTAGATTCTGTTGGATCTGGGCTCATAAAAAAGAATTTGGATTCTGTTGGCTCTGGATTAATTCGTAGAAATTTCGACACTGTTGGTTCTGGTCTTATCAAAAAGAATTTGGATTCCGTCGGTTCTGGATTAATTCGAAGAAATTTGGATTCTGTTGGCTCTGGATTAATTCGTAGAAATTTGGATTCTGTTGGCTCTGGATTAATTCGTAGAAATTTGGATTCTGTTGGCTCTGGATTAATTCGAAGAAATTTGGATTCTGTTGGATCTGgattaattaaaaagaatttgGACTCTGTCGGTTCTGGATTAATTCGAAGAAATTTCGACACTGTTGGTTCTGGTCTTATCAAAAAGAATTTGGATTCCGTCGGTTCCGGATTAATTCGAAGAAGTTTCGATACTGTTGGATCTGGACTAATTCGTAGAAATTTGGATTCTGTTGGATCTGGACTAATTAAAAAGAACTTGGATTCTGTCGGTTCCGGATTAATTCGTAGAAATTTGGATTCTGTTGGATCTGGACTAATTAAAAAGAATTTGGACTCGGTCGGCTCCGGATTAATTCGTAGAAATTTCGATACTGTTGGATCTGGACTTATTAAAAAGAACTTGGATTCTGTTGGCTCTGGATTAATTCGAAGAAATTTCGATACTATTGGGTCTGGACTAATTAAAAAGAATTTAGATTCTGTCGGCTCCGGATTAATTCGAAGAAATTTGGATTCTGTTGGATCTGGACTAATTAAAAAGAATTTGGACTCTGTCGGTTCTGGGCTCATCAAAAGGCAGCTAGACTCCGTTGGATCTGGTCTTATTCGAAGGAATTTTGACACTGTCGGCTCTGGGTTAATACGAAGGAATCTGGACTCTGTTGGGTCCGGGCTTATCAAAAGACAGCTAGATTCCGTTGGATCAGGTTTGATTAAAAGAAATTTCGATTCTATTGGATCTGGTCTGATCAGGCGGAGATTTGAAACAGCACAAACCGGTTTACTGGCAAGACTAACAGAATGTTTGTATCATGCTGACAAGAAGAGTAAATGCCTTCTTCGAATGGAATAG